One genomic segment of Schlesneria paludicola DSM 18645 includes these proteins:
- a CDS encoding FG-GAP repeat domain-containing protein, whose amino-acid sequence MRRFLALAVLGLFGVSGMNSAQAGCPKFTERVIDPHIGEVCYAVTKADVNGDNQLDIVAVSENRVQWYEAPSWKKHIILEDQTERDNVCLAAHDIDGDGKVDFALGAGWIKANTGSIQWISRGPNEGDKWTVHLIAHERSTHRMSFSDVLGTGKSQLVVTPLNRSLEGAVGARILAFEIPEQPKTGRWPATVLDQSLNRIHAHTHFDWDGDGRLDTIAASEEGLSFIHRRNSSFEKAKLGTGAVGDKAELRGSGEIKIGTLKGGQRFLAAVEPMHGNAVAIYVADADPKLPLQRIVIEDSLRQGHAVWTADLDEDGTDEVLVGHREAGTGVIKGPGLYVFSCDDDAGRKWSKTVIDNGGIAVEDAIVADFTGDGKPDLLAGGRATHNVKLYVNEGGRP is encoded by the coding sequence ATGCGTCGTTTCCTAGCGCTCGCGGTGTTGGGGTTGTTTGGTGTCTCGGGGATGAATTCGGCGCAGGCTGGCTGTCCGAAATTCACCGAGCGGGTCATTGATCCGCACATTGGGGAGGTCTGCTACGCAGTCACGAAGGCGGACGTCAACGGCGACAACCAGCTCGACATTGTCGCCGTCAGCGAAAACCGCGTGCAGTGGTACGAAGCCCCCTCGTGGAAAAAGCACATCATTCTCGAGGATCAGACCGAGCGTGACAACGTCTGCCTTGCGGCTCATGACATCGACGGCGATGGCAAGGTGGATTTCGCGCTGGGTGCGGGCTGGATCAAGGCCAATACGGGCTCGATCCAATGGATTTCGCGCGGACCGAACGAAGGGGATAAGTGGACCGTGCATCTGATCGCTCACGAACGCAGTACGCATCGAATGAGTTTTTCGGATGTGCTGGGGACGGGGAAATCGCAGTTGGTGGTCACACCGCTCAACCGCAGTCTGGAAGGTGCGGTGGGGGCACGCATCCTGGCGTTTGAGATTCCCGAGCAGCCAAAGACGGGTCGCTGGCCGGCGACGGTACTCGATCAGTCGCTCAATCGGATCCATGCGCATACGCACTTCGATTGGGACGGCGACGGACGTCTCGACACGATCGCCGCAAGCGAAGAGGGACTCAGTTTCATTCATCGACGGAATTCCTCGTTCGAGAAGGCGAAGCTGGGAACTGGCGCCGTCGGCGATAAGGCGGAACTTCGCGGGTCCGGCGAAATCAAGATCGGCACGTTGAAAGGCGGCCAGCGTTTCCTTGCAGCGGTTGAGCCAATGCATGGAAACGCTGTAGCCATCTACGTTGCGGATGCCGATCCCAAGTTGCCTTTGCAGCGAATCGTAATCGAAGATTCGTTGCGACAAGGTCACGCAGTCTGGACGGCCGATCTTGATGAAGATGGAACGGACGAAGTGCTGGTCGGACATCGTGAAGCAGGTACGGGAGTGATCAAAGGGCCGGGCCTGTATGTGTTCTCGTGTGACGATGACGCTGGGCGTAAGTGGTCGAAGACTGTCATCGACAATGGCGGCATTGCGGTTGAAGATGCAATCGTGGCGGACTTCACGGGTGACGGCAAACCGGATCTGCTTGCGGGGGGCCGCGCGACGCACAATGTCAAACTGTATGTGAATGAGGGCGGACGTCCTTAG
- a CDS encoding ABC transporter permease family protein, protein MVWFTSGFSWLSLPLLSKDLIEQSNQRRTYVYRALFALALYGGGLWIYFHFLSEGISQLGHGTVVLTRLLWFQVGVTVTIVPLLASGALAGEKERETLDLLLTTKLSPQTIVIEKFGAHFISIASLQLLALPLMALAYAMGGVDLVDVLDAIVKLMCMAEISVAWAIICSSWAYTTNGALLGYLSLAPLWIMLLIPAGPLQQTILPIFALYGCALLTTGLILGAQLLEKFNEPREAPEDPEGEPDEVVVTVNLRKLSSYYPIFFQIFVMVMSVVVTRSPRLGPVLMLCCTTVCTLFLLVRAGPAILMVRMRRPGERHRSEVLLAVEAAVDEVNSLTLTGTTLGRAVQTVSGERPVEWRELHRLIYRVRTLLWCVIFIMSVLGLIIYWGLASGASRDDFELMWSTVEIILWGSAVGSLSFYAANLFPTERAQQTLDVLLVTPLSSKEIVDQKLAGARRMILAWSFPLIGMWLVRVGLLNRSLLRATPVTSIPWWMVMFTGSVGIVLLPRLITWLGVYCGLRASSRSVALISTISVVSAIFLAPWLLVVVQQSGWLWLCPLVPFSPELWSASFGADSSWGALSLRLVTSLVLLCGLRFAVYRQFSRLVGRLDAS, encoded by the coding sequence ATGGTCTGGTTCACGTCGGGCTTCTCTTGGCTGTCATTGCCACTGCTCTCGAAAGATCTGATCGAGCAATCGAACCAGCGTCGGACTTACGTCTATCGTGCATTGTTTGCACTCGCCCTGTACGGCGGTGGTTTGTGGATTTATTTCCACTTTCTGTCGGAAGGGATTTCACAACTGGGGCATGGCACCGTCGTGCTGACGCGGCTGCTGTGGTTTCAGGTCGGGGTGACGGTGACCATCGTTCCGCTCCTCGCATCGGGGGCTCTGGCGGGAGAAAAAGAGCGTGAAACGCTGGACCTGCTGCTGACAACGAAACTGTCACCGCAAACAATTGTGATCGAAAAATTCGGGGCGCATTTTATCTCGATTGCTTCGTTGCAATTGTTGGCACTACCTCTGATGGCACTTGCGTATGCCATGGGTGGTGTTGATCTCGTGGACGTGCTCGATGCAATCGTCAAACTGATGTGCATGGCCGAGATCTCGGTGGCGTGGGCCATTATTTGCTCGAGCTGGGCGTATACGACAAACGGTGCCTTGCTGGGCTATCTGTCGCTTGCCCCTTTATGGATCATGCTGTTGATCCCTGCCGGGCCGCTCCAGCAGACAATCCTGCCGATTTTCGCACTCTATGGATGCGCGTTGCTGACGACCGGCTTAATTCTCGGTGCACAGCTTTTAGAAAAATTCAACGAGCCTCGTGAAGCACCCGAAGATCCTGAAGGTGAACCGGACGAAGTCGTCGTCACCGTGAATCTTCGGAAGCTCTCATCATACTACCCCATCTTTTTTCAAATCTTTGTGATGGTGATGTCGGTCGTCGTTACGAGGTCTCCACGCCTTGGACCGGTGTTGATGTTGTGTTGCACAACAGTTTGCACGCTGTTTTTGCTGGTCAGGGCCGGCCCGGCGATTTTGATGGTTCGGATGCGTCGTCCGGGAGAGCGACATCGTTCAGAGGTGTTGCTCGCCGTAGAAGCGGCCGTTGATGAAGTGAATTCTCTCACGCTCACGGGTACGACGCTCGGTCGAGCCGTACAGACTGTCTCCGGCGAACGACCTGTTGAATGGCGTGAACTACATCGTTTGATTTACAGAGTCCGAACCTTGCTGTGGTGCGTCATCTTCATCATGTCGGTTCTGGGTCTGATCATCTATTGGGGGCTGGCATCCGGCGCGTCCCGGGATGATTTCGAGTTGATGTGGTCCACTGTGGAAATCATTCTATGGGGCTCCGCGGTGGGATCATTGTCCTTCTATGCGGCGAACCTGTTTCCCACCGAGCGCGCTCAACAAACCCTCGACGTGTTGCTAGTGACACCGCTCTCGTCCAAAGAGATCGTCGATCAAAAGCTAGCCGGTGCCCGTCGAATGATTCTGGCTTGGAGCTTTCCGCTGATCGGAATGTGGCTAGTGCGAGTCGGTCTTTTGAACCGGTCATTGCTGCGTGCCACACCTGTAACGTCGATTCCGTGGTGGATGGTGATGTTCACTGGCAGCGTGGGAATTGTCCTGCTTCCCAGGTTGATTACCTGGCTTGGAGTGTACTGCGGTTTGCGGGCCTCTTCGCGTTCGGTGGCATTGATTTCGACGATCAGCGTCGTGTCAGCGATCTTCCTGGCACCCTGGCTGCTGGTGGTGGTTCAGCAATCCGGATGGCTGTGGCTCTGTCCGCTTGTTCCCTTCTCGCCGGAACTTTGGTCTGCGTCGTTCGGTGCCGATTCGTCGTGGGGGGCACTGAGTCTGCGGCTGGTGACGAGTCTCGTATTGCTTTGCGGTCTGAGATTTGCCGTCTATCGGCAGTTTTCAAGGTTGGTCGGTCGGCTGGATGCCTCCTGA
- a CDS encoding DUF1552 domain-containing protein, with product MSQERSAMSHPFDRRTFLRGVGVSMALPWMESLRVWGDQPKGRTASSEAPVRLAVLFSGNGYHGKEFWAKESAQGLEFGQVLAPLNEFRDKALFIKGLYNEQALKGNIHSSQTGNLLSGAPLAAGGEIHSGTSVDQLLAQTYGRSTKVPSLVLGCEAGNPSVHKNYSMIYSSHISWSSPTTPTPLELYPALAFDRLFKDEVQKGDKSVLDAVLADARDIRRQISTSDQRKLDEYLDSVRDVEERIESAGKQGELQGWRPTLDKPNMPRPAEGIPQNIADHMRLMCDIMVLGFQTDTTRISTLKLNNDHSSLRFPHLNVDYMIHHLLSHSDTADWLKVNQFFFEQLAYIARKLDAIQEGERTALDNSMLMMCSSMMTGSHDATQLPVVMLGKGGGKIKTGKVLDYREQSNRQMCRLYLSMMDKMNVRPGTFGDATEALAEV from the coding sequence ATGTCTCAAGAAAGATCTGCCATGTCGCATCCGTTTGATCGTCGCACGTTCCTGCGTGGTGTCGGCGTTTCGATGGCATTGCCGTGGATGGAATCGTTGCGGGTCTGGGGTGACCAGCCGAAAGGACGGACGGCATCGAGCGAAGCGCCCGTGCGATTGGCGGTTCTGTTCTCGGGGAACGGTTACCACGGGAAAGAGTTCTGGGCCAAAGAGTCGGCTCAAGGATTGGAATTCGGCCAGGTACTGGCACCGCTGAACGAGTTTCGTGATAAGGCGCTCTTCATCAAAGGTCTGTACAACGAACAGGCATTGAAAGGGAACATTCACAGCTCGCAGACGGGCAATCTGTTGTCCGGCGCTCCACTCGCTGCGGGCGGCGAGATTCATTCGGGGACGAGCGTCGATCAGTTGCTGGCGCAAACCTACGGTCGTTCAACCAAGGTGCCCAGCCTGGTGCTGGGTTGTGAAGCGGGGAACCCCTCGGTCCACAAGAACTACTCGATGATCTACAGCTCGCACATTTCGTGGAGCTCGCCGACCACACCAACGCCGCTGGAACTGTACCCCGCACTGGCCTTCGACCGACTGTTCAAAGACGAAGTGCAGAAGGGTGACAAGAGCGTTCTGGATGCGGTCCTGGCGGATGCCCGTGATATTCGCCGTCAAATCAGCACGTCGGATCAGCGGAAGTTGGACGAGTATCTCGATTCGGTGCGTGACGTTGAAGAGCGGATTGAATCGGCAGGAAAACAAGGTGAGCTGCAAGGCTGGCGACCGACGCTCGACAAGCCGAACATGCCGCGTCCTGCCGAAGGAATTCCGCAGAACATTGCCGACCACATGCGCCTGATGTGCGACATCATGGTCCTCGGGTTCCAGACGGATACGACTCGCATCAGCACGCTGAAACTGAACAATGACCATTCGTCATTGCGGTTCCCGCACCTGAACGTGGATTACATGATCCACCACCTACTTTCCCACTCGGACACGGCGGACTGGCTGAAGGTCAATCAGTTCTTCTTCGAACAATTGGCCTACATCGCGCGTAAGCTCGACGCGATCCAGGAAGGCGAACGCACGGCGCTCGACAATTCGATGCTGATGATGTGTTCCAGCATGATGACCGGAAGTCACGACGCGACGCAGCTGCCGGTGGTGATGCTTGGTAAAGGCGGCGGCAAGATCAAGACCGGCAAGGTGCTGGATTATCGCGAACAGTCGAATCGTCAGATGTGCCGACTGTACCTGTCGATGATGGACAAGATGAACGTCCGCCCCGGCACGTTCGGTGACGCGACCGAGGCTCTGGCCGAAGTGTAG